In Nocardia yunnanensis, one DNA window encodes the following:
- a CDS encoding MFS transporter: protein MGTSTARPAPAAPTANSRPGQPKSVWAVAFASVIAFMGIGLVDPILKPIGEQLHASPSQVTLLFTSYMLVTGVAMLITSVVSSRFGAKRTLLAGLAIIVVFAALAGSSSTVGQIVGFRAGWGLGNALFIATALATIVGAATGGVARAIILYEAALGIGIASGPLVGGFLGHFTWRAPFFGVSVLMAVAFIALVVLLPEAPKPAHPTSLAAPFRALTYPGLLLVSVTALLYNYGFFTLLAYTPFPLNMGTYSIGFIFFGWGLLLALSSVVFAPKLQRRFGTVPMMALALALFAIDLGVMAAFTEHKPVLIVGTVLAGLFLGVNNTLITEAVMEAAPVERSTASAAYSFVRFAGGAAAPYLAGKLGEHQASLPFWVGAACTAAAVAVLVSGRKLLSHMDDHAPAAHTPAEAQAITLGDED from the coding sequence ATCGGCACCTCGACCGCCCGGCCCGCCCCGGCCGCACCGACGGCGAACTCCCGCCCCGGCCAACCGAAATCGGTGTGGGCGGTGGCCTTCGCGTCCGTCATCGCCTTCATGGGCATCGGCCTGGTGGACCCGATTCTCAAACCGATCGGCGAGCAGCTGCACGCCTCACCGTCGCAGGTGACCCTGCTGTTCACCAGCTACATGCTGGTCACGGGCGTGGCCATGCTCATCACCAGCGTCGTCTCCAGCCGTTTCGGCGCGAAGAGGACGCTCCTGGCCGGGTTGGCCATCATCGTCGTCTTCGCCGCTCTCGCAGGCAGTTCCAGTACGGTCGGGCAGATCGTCGGATTCCGGGCGGGCTGGGGGCTGGGCAATGCCCTGTTCATCGCCACCGCGCTCGCGACGATCGTCGGCGCGGCCACCGGCGGTGTGGCGCGGGCCATCATTCTGTACGAGGCCGCGCTGGGCATCGGCATCGCGTCGGGGCCGCTGGTGGGCGGGTTCCTCGGCCACTTCACCTGGCGCGCACCGTTCTTCGGCGTCTCCGTGCTGATGGCCGTGGCCTTCATCGCCCTGGTGGTGCTGCTGCCCGAAGCCCCGAAACCGGCCCACCCGACCTCGCTGGCCGCACCCTTCAGAGCTCTCACCTATCCGGGCCTGCTGCTGGTGAGCGTGACCGCGCTGCTGTACAACTACGGCTTCTTCACCCTGCTCGCCTACACCCCGTTCCCGCTGAACATGGGGACCTATTCGATCGGTTTCATCTTCTTCGGCTGGGGTCTGCTGCTGGCCCTGTCCTCGGTGGTCTTCGCGCCGAAACTGCAGCGCCGCTTCGGAACCGTGCCCATGATGGCGCTCGCCCTGGCGCTGTTCGCGATCGATCTCGGTGTCATGGCGGCGTTCACCGAGCACAAGCCGGTGCTCATCGTCGGCACGGTACTCGCGGGACTTTTCCTGGGCGTCAACAACACTCTGATCACCGAGGCCGTCATGGAGGCCGCGCCTGTCGAGCGTTCGACCGCTTCGGCCGCCTACAGTTTCGTCCGCTTCGCCGGTGGCGCGGCGGCCCCGTACCTGGCGGGCAAGCTCGGCGAACACCAGGCGTCGCTGCCGTTCTGGGTCGGCGCGGCCTGCACCGCCGCCGCCGTGGCGGTCCTGGTCTCCGGCCGGAAGCTGCTGTCGCACATGGACGATCACGCTCCGGCCGCGCACACTCCGGCCGAGGCGCAGGCCATCACCCTCGGCGACGAGGACTGA
- a CDS encoding MarR family winged helix-turn-helix transcriptional regulator, translated as MQLEQATEPIPAGERLADIVVAVSRLNRLAGVIGGVDLPHAVMRALGTLDEYGALRISEFARIDRCSQPSATALIARLTEAGLATRTKDPGDSRAVVVTLTPAGRARLAAARENLGNSLAARLSDFDPVALTRLSADLDDLIGALKKHS; from the coding sequence GTGCAGCTGGAACAGGCAACCGAGCCCATCCCCGCCGGGGAGCGACTGGCCGACATCGTCGTCGCCGTCTCGCGGCTCAACCGCCTGGCCGGAGTCATCGGTGGCGTAGATCTGCCACACGCCGTCATGCGGGCCCTCGGGACCCTCGACGAGTACGGCGCGCTGCGGATCAGCGAATTCGCGCGCATCGACCGATGCTCCCAGCCTTCGGCAACGGCGCTGATCGCACGGCTGACCGAGGCCGGCCTGGCCACGCGGACCAAGGATCCCGGCGACTCCAGAGCCGTGGTCGTCACCTTGACCCCCGCGGGCCGGGCCCGGCTGGCCGCCGCCCGGGAGAACCTCGGAAACTCCCTGGCCGCACGACTTTCCGACTTCGATCCCGTCGCCCTCACCCGCCTGAGCGCAGATCTGGACGACCTCATCGGGGCCTTGAAAAAGCACTCGTAG